DNA from Bacteroidales bacterium:
TCACTATCGACCTGTTCTCGGAAGGAGCTGGCAATACACTGGCCGACCGTTTACGCGAAGGAAAGGATAAACGGATCGCCGATAAGCTCCAGGAGAACAAGATCGTCGATTTGCGGACAACCATCGGGATCAATGATAAGTTTCTGTTTATCAATGAACTTTTTGAAGGCAACATGCGTATCTACGATGAAGCCATTCAGAAATTGAATGCAGGCTCCACCATGGCGCAGGCCGACCTGCTGTTGCTTGACCTGAAGATCGTTTATAACTGGGACAGCGAATCGCCCACCGTAAAGAAATTTGTAGAACTGGTCAGGAGAAAATTTTAAGGATAATATGGCTAAGCTTTACCTTGTGCCTACGCCCATAGGCAACATCCGCGACATTACCCTCAGGGCTCTTGATGTGCTGAAAGGGGTCGATCTCATCCTTACCGAAGATACCCGCAAAACCGGAATCCTGCTGAAGCATTACGAGATCAGCGTGAAAATGAGCCCCCACCATCAGTTCAATGAACATAAAGCGGTCAAAGGGATCGTTGAGCGGATAGTACATGGGGAAAACATTGCATTGGTGACCGATGCAGGTACACCAGGAATCTCTGATCCGGGGTTTTTATTAGTGCGTGAATGCATCCGGAACGGCGTCGAGGTAGAATGCCTGCCCGGTGCCACGGCTTTTGTCCCAGCCCTTGTCAATTCAGGGCTGCCTTGCGACCATTTTTTGTTCGAAGGATTCCTGCCGGTCAGGAAGGGTCGTAAAACCCGCCTGGAAGCCCTGGTTGAAGCCGATTGCACCATTATCCTCTATGAATCGACCCACCGCATACTGAAAGCCCTTGAAGAACTTGCCGTTTTTTTCGGACCTGACCGCCCGGCAAGCGTTTCACGTGAGCTCACCAAGGTTTTTGAAGAAACTGTCCGCGGTACATTGCCTGAATTAGTCCGGTATTACAAGGATCATCCGGTCAAAGGTGAATTCGTTATCATAATCGGCGGGAAAAATCCCTGATAAAAAATGTACGAAGCCGTACATTTTTGTTCGTTATATGTACACCAATCTTATTTTTATTCCCTCCAAATTATCATCGTATAATGTTGATACATAAGTAGATGCAATTTCTGGCACACTTTATGAAAAGAATATGGCATTCCTGAATCATAAATAATTAAAGCCATGAAATCGTTAATTCTTTCTTTTTTGTTGATTTTCGGCCTCGCTTCGCCAAATATTGGCAAACCGATCAATGATATTTATTCTATAAAAGAGCCAGACTTCGCAGAGGAGGCTTATGTCAATGACATTCCTTTTGATACAAGGGCTATTGCCGGTAAATATCTGCTCCGCAGGATGATGGAAACATCAGACGAAGCTAATGTTAACGATATCCCTTTCAATACGGAGAAAATTTTATACGAAGAGCTTGCAGCCCGGTTAACCGATCAATACCGAAATGAGAAAAGTGTCTTTGATATTCCTGGTGCGCCTGATTATATTATCTGTTTGTATCAAAAGGGTGTGCCTTATAAATATATCCGCCCCTTTTTTTGAACTTTGAACTATACCTACGATTATCCGCGTCCGGCCGTATCGGCTGATATTGCTCTCTTCCGGCATGAAAAGCAATCATTGCATATATTACTGATCCAGCGGAAAAATCCTCCCTTCCAGGGAATGTGGGCTTTGCCCGGGGGGTTTATGGAGATTGATGAAACCCTTGAAGAAACGGCCACCAGGGAGCTAGAGGAAGAAACGGGCTTGAAAAATGTTGAATTAAAACAATTTAAAACATTTAGCCAGGTTGACCGTGATCCACGGACGAGAATAGTCACTACTGTATTTTTTGGCATTGTTCCCCCGGAAAATTCTGTAGCAACTGGTGGAGATGATGCAGAAAGTGCTGAATGGTTTAATGTGGATGATCTGCCACCAGTTGGATTTGATCATGCCCGGATTATAGGACTGTTGTTGGAACAAATAAAAAAAGAGCATTAAACTACCATCAGGTTGCAACCTCGCACATCGCTGTCGTCAAATCTTCCCAAAACTTCAAATGAGCCGTCATCATGGAGTTTTCCCAAATCCCGGGTAGCGATAAATGAGCAGCTATAAAGATTTGCAAGATCGATGATATTTATTCCTCCCGTTTGCCCGTATGGAAGAAATTGCAGCGGGTCGTTGACATCCCGGATCAGGATTTTCATCCATGGTGGGGCCCGGAAAATACCATGACCGGAAGAGTAGGCCTGGGAGAGGAGTTCCGTCATGCCATATTCGGAATGGACCCTTTCCACATTCAGGTTATGGCAGAGGATCTCATGAAGTTCTTCCCTTATCATTTCTTTCCTTCTTCCTTTCATACCGCCGGTTTCCATTACCGTTACCCCGCTTATATTCATTGGAAACCGTTCGGCGAAATCGATCAAAGCATATGAAGCCCCGAAAAGGATGGTCTGAACCGAGGCCGGCTGGTTTTCCTGCAGATGTTTTTCAAGGGTATCCATATTATGCAGAAAATAGCCACTTCCATTTCTTTCAGTTTTGCGGATAAGATGATCAAGCATATAGACCAGCGAAGAGCCCTGGCGCTCCATGTAGCCCGGTAACAGCGCCAGGAAGCGGTATTTTTCCGGGTCACTGTAAAAAAACTGAAAAGATCGTGTGAAACTCTCTTCATAGAGTTTCAAATCCCTGATAAAATGCCGGGATGGGACACTCCCGGTAGTCCCGCTGCTTGTAAATACTTTTTCGAACCCACTCTCATCACCGGAAATTATTTTGTGATCCCTGAAAAGGCTGATGGGAAGAAAAGGAACCCGGAGATAATTATTGATCTTTTCAGGATCTGCTCTTAGTAATTGTGACAATTCACGAAATACGGGATTCG
Protein-coding regions in this window:
- the rsmI gene encoding 16S rRNA (cytidine(1402)-2'-O)-methyltransferase, which codes for MAKLYLVPTPIGNIRDITLRALDVLKGVDLILTEDTRKTGILLKHYEISVKMSPHHQFNEHKAVKGIVERIVHGENIALVTDAGTPGISDPGFLLVRECIRNGVEVECLPGATAFVPALVNSGLPCDHFLFEGFLPVRKGRKTRLEALVEADCTIILYESTHRILKALEELAVFFGPDRPASVSRELTKVFEETVRGTLPELVRYYKDHPVKGEFVIIIGGKNP
- a CDS encoding NUDIX hydrolase; translation: MNYTYDYPRPAVSADIALFRHEKQSLHILLIQRKNPPFQGMWALPGGFMEIDETLEETATRELEEETGLKNVELKQFKTFSQVDRDPRTRIVTTVFFGIVPPENSVATGGDDAESAEWFNVDDLPPVGFDHARIIGLLLEQIKKEH
- a CDS encoding acyltransferase; translated protein: MNLAEEIRQSVFKISGDNDFNDLALKIFRFQYETNPVFRELSQLLRADPEKINNYLRVPFLPISLFRDHKIISGDESGFEKVFTSSGTTGSVPSRHFIRDLKLYEESFTRSFQFFYSDPEKYRFLALLPGYMERQGSSLVYMLDHLIRKTERNGSGYFLHNMDTLEKHLQENQPASVQTILFGASYALIDFAERFPMNISGVTVMETGGMKGRRKEMIREELHEILCHNLNVERVHSEYGMTELLSQAYSSGHGIFRAPPWMKILIRDVNDPLQFLPYGQTGGINIIDLANLYSCSFIATRDLGKLHDDGSFEVLGRFDDSDVRGCNLMVV